A stretch of the Vigna radiata var. radiata cultivar VC1973A chromosome 7, Vradiata_ver6, whole genome shotgun sequence genome encodes the following:
- the LOC106767993 gene encoding transcription factor WER-like yields MEAYENESKKGFWNAEEDSVLTNYVKKHGTGKWNRIPKVTGLKRSGKSCRLRWMNYLTPDVKRGEFSEEEEDLVVRLHSLLGNRWSLIAGRIPGRTDNQVKNFWNTHLSKKLGVVDKKKKKRKASSKERSGEGDGEKLWSDDLMELGNMHEEIIRDDFGCSFSFPNISVFDLCTSPYCTQSFHHSFFAL; encoded by the exons ATGGAAGCTTATGAGAACGAATCGAAGAAAGGGTTCTGGAATGCGGAGGAAGACTCAGTTCTAACTAATTACGTGAAAAAGCATGGAACTGGGAAGTGGAACAGGATTCCTAAAGTGACAG GGTTGAAGAGAAGCGGGAAAAGTTGCAGACTGAGATGGATGAATTATCTAACTCCCGATGTTAAGCGTGGAGAATtctcagaagaagaagaagacctTGTTGTTCGGCTTCACAGTCTCCTTGGAAATAG GTGGTCTTTGATTGCGGGGAGGATTCCGGGGAGAACAGACAACCAGGTGAAGAACTTTTGGAACACTCATTTAAGCAAGAAGCTTGGTGTTGTtgataagaagaagaaaaagagaaaagcatCATCAAAGGAGAGGAGTGGCGAAGGTGATGGTGAGAAGCTTTGGAGTGATGATCTGATGGAGTTGGGAAACATGCATGAGGAGATTATCAGAGATGATTTTGGATGTAGCTTTTCTTTTCCTAATATTAGTGTCTTCGATCTCTGCACTTCTCCTTACTGCACTCAATCTTTTCACCACTCTTTCTTTGCCCTTTGA